From Etheostoma spectabile isolate EspeVRDwgs_2016 chromosome 8, UIUC_Espe_1.0, whole genome shotgun sequence, a single genomic window includes:
- the gdpgp1 gene encoding GDP-D-glucose phosphorylase 1: MPLQFVYSTQDFVRDVQRSSGNRLGIASLPAKFDTTVHAGWTDRMNRGLFRYHLGDLQTRILSGPHGYVAQLNIQRGIERRKPQEILSIQQAFNAKQFNFNKINPDEIIFEMIKDVEGGKEKGQLHEPCRMVVLVNVSPLEFGHCLFVPDPSRCFPQILTSFTIQVGIESVLLSSDPGFRVGFNSLGAFASVNHLHLHGYYLDHELKIESMPVKPLVPEKGFYRLLDFPAGFLFYTESERVGKVARAICQVTDFLVDGNIAHNLFLTRGCPPCDRTQNQKDHCSRKGVRIAVWPRTSCFGAKEESAFNVALCELAGHLPFKNKEDYELTTEKDVMDVIQRCLLPDAEFQTLEQQLTRHLMDV; the protein is encoded by the coding sequence ATGCCGCTCCAGTTTGTGTATAGCACCCAGGACTTTGTCAGAGATGTGCAACGAAGCAGTGGAAACAGACTTGGGATTGCATCATTGCCAGCAAAGTTTGACACGACCGTCCATGCCGGCTGGACAGACAGAATGAACAGGGGACTCTTCCGCTACCATCTGGGTGATTTACAGACGCGTATCCTGTCGGGCCCACATGGCTATGTGGCCCAGCTGAATATTCAAAGAGGCATAGAGAGAAGAAAGCCTCAGGAGATACTTAGCATTCAGCAGGCGTTTAATGCCAAGCAGTTTAATTTTAACAAAATCAATCCAGATGAAATCATTTTTGAGATGATAAAGGACGTtgagggaggaaaagaaaagggacAGTTGCATGAACCCTGCAGGATGGTTGTGCTGGTCAATGTCAGCCCTTTGGAGTTCGGACATTGTCTCTTTGTTCCAGATCCTTCACGCTGTTTCCCACAGATCCTGACAAGCTTCACTATTCAGGTTGGTATTGAATCTGTGCTCCTGAGCTCCGATCCTGGCTTCCGTGTCGGGTTCAATAGTCTTGGAGCATTTGCGTCCGTCAATCATTTACACCTACATGGGTATTACCTGGATCATGAGCTCAAGATAGAATCTATGCCAGTGAAGCCTCTGGTTCCTGAAAAGGGGTTTTATCGCTTATTGGACTTTCCTGCAGGCTTTTTGTTCTACACAGAATCAGAGCGGGTGGGGAAAGTGGCCAGAGCCATCTGTCAAGTCACAGATTTTCTTGTGGATGGTAATATTGCTCACAACCTGTTCTTGACTAGAGGATGTCCGCCCTGTGATCGCACACAGAACCAAAAGGATCACTGTTCAAGAAAAGGTGTTCGTATTGCTGTATGGCCCAGAACATCATGCTTTGGTGCCAAGGAGGAATCTGCCTTCAATGTTGCACTCTGTGAGCTGGCTGGACATTTACCATTTAAGAACAAGGAGGACTATGAGCTCACAACTGAGAAAGATGTAATGGATGTCATCCAGAGGTGTCTACTGCCTGATGCAGAGTTTCAAACATTGGAACAGCAGCTTACTCGTCATTTGATGGATGTATAA